One window of the Salvia miltiorrhiza cultivar Shanhuang (shh) chromosome 6, IMPLAD_Smil_shh, whole genome shotgun sequence genome contains the following:
- the LOC130990893 gene encoding uncharacterized protein LOC130990893, whose translation MVGSSKKITIFEKLKLEVVVLPETLQECIAALIVRLDLRERVISAQQQSEALEKKRLASRTGGPQEFREEADNALTFKGRLCVPDDPMLKEEILTEAHSTPYAAHPGSTRMYQDLRQSFCWEGMKNDVASHVQSVWCANK comes from the coding sequence ATGGTAGGGTCCAGCAAAAAGATAACAATCTTTGAGAAGCTTAAGCTTGAGGTAGTAGTACTTCCAGAAACACTCCAGGAATGCATAGCAGCATTGATTGTGAGACTAGACCTCCGGGAAAGAGTCATCTCTGCCCAGCAACAGAGTGAGGCCCTAGAAAAGAAACGTTTAGCTAGCAGAACGGGAGGACCCCAAGAATTTAGGGAAGAAGCGGACAACGCCCTGACCTTCAAAGGAAGATTGTGCGTACCCGACGACCCAATGCTCAAGGAGGAGATCCTCACAGAAGCGCACTCCACACCATATGCCGCTCACCCCGGCAGCACCAGAATGTATCAAGATTTGAGGCAAAGTTTTTGTTGGGAAGGTATGAAGAACGATGTAGCTTCCCACGTCCAAAGTGTCTGGTgtgccaacaagtga